DNA sequence from the Paenibacillus azoreducens genome:
GGCGCTGCGGCACGCTTGGTACAGCCTGGAGATATCGTTATCATCATGTCTTATGCCATGATGTCTGATGAAGAAATTAAAAACCATAAGCCTCGGGTCGTATTTGTCAATGAGTCGAACCAGCAGGTGACCACCATGGACAAGGAAGTGCACGCCACCATTATTTGACGGCAAGGCGAACGGGCGAAGACAAGGAATGGCAGGCCTTACGGGGAATGAAAACTGCTCCGTCAACAAAAAATGAATGCAGGTGACCGCACTGATTTCATTTTTGTTAAGGGTGGGATGCAGCCATGTTCCAGCATGTTTTCGCGGAAATGAACCACGTGTTAGATGAAATCATGAAATATTACCCAACGGCGCAAGAGGCCCAAAAGCACCAGATGATGCAAAAATGGAATATGCTCAAAACCATGAGCGACGCCATCATCGATGAATGGTTGACATTTGAGGAAAAAATGGGGGAGTTCCGTCAACACGTTGAGGTTCCGTCCACTTCTTCGATCGTAAATGAATCTTCGCCTGAATTGGAATTAAACGCTTTTGTCCGCGGGCAGGGGTATTTCCGGCTGCTGATGTTTGGTCAGGCTGCGCAGCAATTTTCGCAGGTGATTCGCGAATATCCGGATTCCCTCTTGGCCCGGATGTACCTTGCTATGGCACATCTGCATTTGGAGGAAACCAAAGAGGCCCAAAGGCATTTTCAGTGGATACTGCCGCTGGCCAAAAGCCAGAAGTTGAAGGCCATGATCTACAATGCATTAGGATGCATTGCCGTGAAGCATGGGAATGCAGGAAAAGCGCAGGAGTTTTTCGCTTTGGCGTTACAATGCGATCCTACGCTGCCCGATCCTTTGATTAATTTGAAGGTATGCCAGCAAAATTGCGGTCAGCTGCAGTATGGAAGCCAATTGATTTCCCTGATGTGAAGAAACGCGAAAAGGACGATGTATCATGCGCGAATAAGCGTTTGTGCATCGCCCTTTTTCAATCTGTCAAAAAGCATAAAATTCGGGGACCCCGAAAGTTACCGGTATATGCTGCAAAGGCCCGCACGTCACTCAGTACTTTTGCTTTGCAAAAGCGCCCCTCTGTGAGAGGGCGTCGAACTTCTTTCCGGTACCCTCCGCAGGGTTTTTCTTGGCTCCGAATTTTCAAATGTTAAATCTTCTGTTATGCTGGTAAGGAGACTGGAATGAAAGGATTAATCGTAAATCATGAAATTTGCCGTACTGGATTTTGAAACGACAGGCAACCAGTCCGCAGATGAAATTATTCAAGTTGGACTTGCCATTATAGAAGAAGATTTGACCATTTCCCGTGTTTACGGCTCTTATGTCAAGCCTAGCGTGGAGATTCCACCCTTTATTACCCAGCTGACAGGCATCTCGGAGGAAAATGTGGCCGCTGCTCCTTCGTTGGAAGAGATGCTGATGGAGCTCGTGCCTATGCTGGATGATGTGGTTTTGGTTGGACATAACGTTGCATTCGACTTTAATTTTTTGCAAAATGCGCTCGATAGCTGTGGATATCTTCCGTTTTCCGGACGAATTCTCGACACGCTGGATTTTCTCAAAATATGCTTCCCATCCTTGACTTCCTATCAGCTTGGTCAGGTGACGTCCCATTTCGGTTTGCAGCATGACCGTCCGCACCAGGCGGACAGCGATGCCTTGGCAACGGCTTATGTGCTCTTAAAATGTCTGGACGAGCTTGATCATTTGCCTCTTATTGCCCTCCAGCGCCTCCGTGAGCTGTTTGCGGAGGAGGATAGCGATCTTGGTTGGTTTTTTGA
Encoded proteins:
- a CDS encoding tetratricopeptide repeat protein codes for the protein MFQHVFAEMNHVLDEIMKYYPTAQEAQKHQMMQKWNMLKTMSDAIIDEWLTFEEKMGEFRQHVEVPSTSSIVNESSPELELNAFVRGQGYFRLLMFGQAAQQFSQVIREYPDSLLARMYLAMAHLHLEETKEAQRHFQWILPLAKSQKLKAMIYNALGCIAVKHGNAGKAQEFFALALQCDPTLPDPLINLKVCQQNCGQLQYGSQLISLM